One Jannaschia sp. GRR-S6-38 genomic window carries:
- a CDS encoding FAD binding domain-containing protein — translation MKNFAYTRAGSLSAAAEAASAEGADIIAGGTTMVDLMKIGVRNPDALVDISGLSELEGHEIGADRIRLGALARMSTVADDPDVIAAFPALSESLWKAASPQLRNAATLGGNILQRTRCPYFRDTAYSQCNKRNPGSGCAALDGGETTLHAIFGGSEACVAMYPGDLAATLVAFDATVATRGPGGTRTIPFAELHVLPGDTPEIETVLEPGEIVTAIELPVVPAMRASHYLKARDRESYAFAAASAAVGLEMDGDTVRDVRIGLGGVAAVPWRATAAEDSLRGSPLTEATAREAGRIAFADAQPLEGSAYKIALGADVVAGALLQAKSRMGGE, via the coding sequence ATGAAGAATTTCGCATATACCCGCGCGGGCAGCCTGAGCGCGGCGGCCGAGGCCGCCAGCGCCGAGGGCGCCGACATCATCGCCGGCGGCACGACGATGGTCGATCTGATGAAGATCGGCGTCCGCAATCCCGATGCCCTCGTCGACATCTCCGGGCTCTCCGAGCTGGAGGGACACGAGATCGGCGCCGACCGCATCCGCCTCGGCGCGCTGGCCCGCATGTCCACCGTGGCCGACGACCCCGACGTTATCGCGGCCTTCCCGGCGCTGAGCGAGTCGCTCTGGAAAGCTGCCAGCCCGCAGCTGCGCAACGCGGCCACGCTGGGCGGCAACATCCTGCAGCGCACCCGCTGCCCCTATTTCCGCGACACCGCCTACAGCCAGTGCAACAAGCGCAACCCGGGCTCGGGCTGCGCCGCGCTGGACGGCGGAGAAACCACGCTGCACGCGATCTTCGGCGGCTCCGAGGCCTGCGTGGCGATGTATCCGGGTGACCTCGCCGCCACCCTGGTGGCCTTCGACGCCACGGTCGCGACGCGCGGGCCGGGCGGCACGCGCACCATCCCCTTCGCCGAGCTGCACGTCCTGCCGGGCGACACGCCCGAGATCGAGACGGTGCTGGAGCCCGGCGAGATCGTCACCGCGATCGAACTGCCCGTCGTGCCCGCGATGCGCGCGAGCCACTACCTGAAGGCCCGCGACCGCGAGAGCTACGCTTTCGCCGCCGCCTCCGCCGCCGTGGGGCTGGAGATGGACGGCGACACCGTGCGCGACGTGCGGATCGGCCTGGGCGGTGTCGCCGCCGTGCCCTGGCGCGCGACCGCGGCCGAGGACAGCCTGCGCGGCAGCCCGCTGACCGAGGCCACCGCGCGCGAGGCCGGGCGGATCGCCTTTGCCGATGCCCAGCCGCTGGAAGGCTCGGCCTACAAGATCGCACTGGGCGCCGACGTCGTCGCCGGCGCGTTGCTGCAAGCGAAATCCCGCATGGGAGGCGAATGA
- a CDS encoding class II aldolase/adducin family protein yields MLDLGNRVSIYQPEQDDLIFPELPEFASFEEERRHRKERLVAACRAFAQQGFDYGFAGHLTVRDPERPELYWTNPMCVHFDKVKVSNLILVDHAGKVVEGDYAVNRAGFVLHANVHEAHPDIIAMCHAHTTYGTAWCATGRPIDPITQDACAFFEDHVVIGEQGGQVAVENHAGSDVAKAFKGVKAALHQNHGLLTASRHSIESAAFWFIALERCCQQQLAIAASGIEPIRIPADRARYSREHVGSDYIGWLHFQTIWNQLVEDQPDMFD; encoded by the coding sequence ATGCTCGATCTCGGAAACCGCGTCTCGATCTACCAGCCCGAACAGGACGACCTGATCTTTCCCGAACTGCCGGAATTCGCGTCCTTCGAGGAGGAGCGCCGTCACCGCAAGGAACGACTCGTGGCCGCCTGCCGCGCCTTTGCGCAGCAGGGCTTCGATTACGGCTTCGCCGGTCACCTGACCGTGCGCGACCCGGAGCGGCCGGAGCTCTACTGGACGAACCCGATGTGCGTGCATTTCGACAAGGTGAAGGTGTCGAACCTGATCCTCGTCGATCACGCGGGGAAAGTGGTCGAGGGCGACTATGCCGTGAACCGCGCGGGTTTCGTGCTGCACGCCAATGTCCACGAGGCGCATCCCGATATCATCGCCATGTGCCACGCCCACACGACCTACGGCACGGCCTGGTGCGCCACGGGGCGGCCGATCGACCCGATCACGCAGGACGCCTGCGCCTTCTTCGAGGATCACGTCGTGATCGGCGAGCAGGGCGGTCAGGTCGCCGTCGAGAACCATGCCGGCTCGGACGTGGCGAAGGCCTTCAAGGGGGTGAAGGCGGCGCTGCACCAGAACCACGGCCTGCTGACGGCGAGCCGCCACTCGATCGAGTCGGCCGCCTTCTGGTTCATCGCGCTGGAGCGGTGCTGCCAGCAGCAGCTCGCCATCGCCGCCTCGGGGATCGAGCCGATCCGAATCCCCGCCGATCGGGCGCGCTACAGCCGCGAGCATGTCGGGAGCGACTATATCGGCTGGCTGCATTTCCAGACGATCTGGAACCAGCTCGTCGAGGATCAGCCGGACATGTTCGACTGA
- the glgA gene encoding glycogen synthase GlgA yields MTRVLSVASECAPLVKTGGLADVAGALPGALAPLGVHIRTLLPGYPAVMAKLDGAREVLRDGDLFGGPGRVLAASHAGLDLLVLDAPHLFDREGSIYLGPNGSDWPDNPARYAALCWVAARIAGEGLDGWHPEVLHCHDWQAGFAPVYLRDRWPDAEAGAVITIHNVAFQGLAAADRLSALRLPPSGMQPDGFEYWGRISALKAGLVWSDRITTVSPTYADELLTPEFGTGLDGVLRAHAEKLTGILNGVDLEEWTPPYRSLEGKAGPKAELQRELGLGRADGPLCVVVSRLTEQKGMDLLLEALPHLLAGGGQLALLGSGEPALEDGLRHAARDPNVAVRIGYDEGLARRLITGGDAILVPSRFEPCGLTQLYGLRFGTLPVVTLTGGLADTVIPATPAGLWAGVATGLQVHPIEPGALARAFDRLCALWREPETWAQMARNAMRHPVGWDRSAAEYAALYREVAG; encoded by the coding sequence ATGACGCGCGTCCTCTCGGTCGCGTCCGAATGCGCGCCGCTCGTCAAGACCGGCGGGCTGGCGGATGTGGCGGGCGCCCTGCCTGGCGCGCTCGCGCCGCTGGGCGTGCATATCCGGACCTTGCTGCCGGGCTACCCCGCGGTGATGGCCAAGCTCGACGGCGCGCGGGAGGTCCTGCGCGACGGCGATCTCTTCGGCGGGCCGGGGCGCGTCCTCGCCGCATCCCACGCGGGGCTGGACCTGCTGGTGCTGGACGCGCCGCATCTCTTCGACCGGGAGGGCTCCATCTACCTCGGACCGAACGGCTCCGACTGGCCCGACAACCCCGCGCGCTACGCCGCGCTTTGCTGGGTCGCGGCGCGGATCGCGGGCGAAGGCCTGGATGGCTGGCACCCCGAGGTGCTGCATTGCCATGACTGGCAGGCCGGCTTCGCACCGGTCTACCTGCGGGACCGCTGGCCGGATGCCGAAGCGGGCGCCGTCATCACGATCCACAACGTGGCCTTCCAGGGTCTCGCCGCCGCCGACCGGCTTTCGGCCCTGCGCCTGCCGCCATCGGGGATGCAGCCCGACGGTTTCGAATATTGGGGCCGCATCAGCGCGCTGAAGGCCGGGCTCGTCTGGTCCGACCGCATCACCACTGTCAGCCCCACCTATGCGGACGAGCTTTTGACGCCCGAATTCGGGACTGGGCTGGACGGGGTGCTGCGCGCCCATGCGGAGAAGTTGACGGGCATCCTGAACGGCGTCGATCTCGAGGAATGGACGCCGCCCTATCGGAGCCTCGAAGGCAAGGCCGGTCCCAAGGCCGAGCTGCAACGCGAGCTGGGTCTGGGCCGCGCCGACGGCCCGCTCTGCGTCGTCGTCTCGCGCCTGACCGAGCAGAAGGGCATGGACCTGCTGCTGGAGGCCCTGCCCCACCTGCTGGCGGGGGGCGGGCAACTGGCGCTCCTGGGCTCGGGCGAGCCCGCGCTCGAGGACGGGCTGCGCCACGCCGCCCGGGACCCAAACGTCGCCGTCCGGATCGGCTATGACGAGGGGCTCGCCCGCCGGCTGATCACCGGCGGCGACGCGATCCTCGTCCCCTCGCGTTTCGAGCCCTGCGGCCTGACCCAGCTTTACGGGCTGCGCTTCGGCACGCTGCCGGTCGTCACCCTGACCGGCGGGCTGGCCGACACGGTGATCCCCGCCACGCCCGCCGGGCTCTGGGCCGGGGTCGCCACGGGGTTGCAGGTCCATCCCATCGAGCCGGGCGCGCTGGCCCGCGCCTTCGACCGGCTCTGCGCGCTCTGGCGGGAGCCCGAGACCTGGGCACAGATGGCCCGCAACGCGATGCGCCATCCCGTCGGCTGGGACCGCTCCGCCGCCGAATACGCCGCGCTCTACCGCGAGGTCGCGGGATGA
- a CDS encoding NAD-dependent epimerase/dehydratase family protein, producing the protein MKLAVTGANGLFGRHLCALLEAKGIAHRPLTRADWDLRDWAAPERLDALTAGADTLVHAAARLPSEPSARELFDTNVRATLNLADWARQRGIHMIHLSSGSVYADPYADAITEDAPMGPGPLGGVYAQSKRLAEMALADCRSMGLKLTVLRPSSVYGAGLNAEQLVARLLAEAESGGPVTVTGGASRINFLHIHDLARAAIMAAERGATGLFNIAGDAPTRLVDLAQAIADLVGVTAEDAPPKAGAPPFTLFDLDTRAARDRLGFAPSIPLATGLAMMRAGALLPADQT; encoded by the coding sequence TTGAAGCTCGCCGTCACCGGCGCCAACGGTCTCTTCGGCCGCCATCTCTGCGCGCTTCTGGAGGCGAAAGGGATCGCCCATCGCCCGCTGACGCGCGCGGATTGGGATCTTCGCGACTGGGCGGCGCCGGAGCGGCTGGACGCGCTGACAGCCGGTGCCGACACCCTCGTCCACGCCGCCGCGCGCCTTCCGTCGGAGCCCTCCGCGCGCGAGCTGTTCGACACCAACGTACGGGCCACGCTCAATCTCGCGGACTGGGCCCGGCAGCGCGGCATCCACATGATCCACCTGTCCAGCGGATCGGTCTACGCAGACCCCTATGCCGACGCCATCACCGAGGACGCCCCGATGGGGCCGGGGCCGCTCGGCGGCGTCTACGCGCAGAGCAAGCGGCTGGCCGAGATGGCGCTCGCCGATTGCCGGTCGATGGGGCTGAAGCTGACCGTGCTGCGGCCTTCGTCGGTCTATGGCGCGGGGCTGAACGCCGAACAGCTCGTCGCGCGGCTACTCGCGGAGGCGGAAAGCGGCGGGCCCGTGACCGTGACCGGCGGCGCGAGCCGCATCAACTTTCTCCACATCCACGATCTCGCGCGGGCCGCGATCATGGCGGCGGAGCGCGGGGCGACCGGCCTATTCAACATCGCGGGCGACGCGCCGACCCGGCTCGTCGATCTCGCGCAAGCCATCGCCGATCTCGTCGGGGTGACCGCGGAAGACGCGCCACCCAAAGCGGGCGCGCCGCCCTTCACGCTCTTCGATCTCGACACCCGGGCCGCGCGCGACCGGCTGGGCTTCGCCCCGTCAATCCCGCTGGCCACGGGCCTCGCGATGATGCGCGCAGGCGCGCTCCTGCCCGCGGACCAAACGTGA
- a CDS encoding aminotransferase class I/II-fold pyridoxal phosphate-dependent enzyme, which produces MRIDPFGVEQWMNAHEDHCRFNIAETCVDSLTVGGLLELAGRNDDLSALAPTRLGYGAIPGSNRLRDAIAALYRGRSREDVLVAHGTAGANALVWQALAGPGHRVVSLVPTYQQHLSIPESLGAEVVRVPLSAAEGWLPDWDAVARAVTPGTKLVALTNPNNPTSSLIDAEGLSRLVEIARAVGADLLVDEVYRNTAQEGDGATPSIADLYERGIATCGMSKAYSLAGLRLGWIVGPPDVLEAVALHRDYTTISVGVLDDHLAATALEAPERILARTRAITRRNLALIDDWIATEPRVDWVRPRAGTTGLLRYGIEMGSEALCLALLEEEGVLLTPGGVMGAEGYLRIGFGNATEILQAALPRLSAFLARQD; this is translated from the coding sequence ATGAGGATCGACCCGTTCGGCGTCGAGCAATGGATGAACGCGCATGAGGACCACTGCCGCTTCAACATCGCCGAAACCTGCGTCGACAGCCTGACCGTCGGCGGCCTGCTGGAGCTCGCCGGGCGCAATGACGACCTCTCGGCGCTGGCGCCCACGCGGCTGGGCTACGGCGCGATCCCGGGCTCGAACCGGCTGCGCGACGCGATCGCCGCGCTCTACCGCGGCCGCAGCCGCGAGGACGTGCTGGTCGCGCATGGCACCGCCGGAGCGAACGCGCTGGTCTGGCAGGCGCTGGCCGGGCCCGGCCACCGGGTGGTCAGCCTGGTGCCGACCTACCAGCAGCACCTGTCGATCCCCGAAAGCCTCGGCGCCGAGGTCGTCCGGGTGCCGCTCAGCGCGGCGGAGGGCTGGCTGCCCGACTGGGACGCGGTGGCCCGGGCCGTCACGCCCGGCACGAAGCTCGTCGCGCTGACCAATCCCAACAACCCGACCAGCAGCCTGATCGACGCGGAAGGCTTGTCGCGACTGGTCGAGATCGCGCGCGCGGTCGGCGCGGACCTGCTGGTGGACGAGGTCTATCGCAACACCGCGCAGGAAGGCGACGGCGCGACGCCCTCAATCGCCGACCTCTACGAGCGCGGGATCGCCACATGCGGGATGTCCAAGGCCTATTCGCTCGCCGGGCTGCGGCTGGGCTGGATCGTCGGCCCGCCCGACGTTCTGGAGGCGGTGGCGCTGCATCGCGACTACACCACGATCTCGGTCGGGGTCCTGGACGACCACCTCGCGGCCACCGCGCTGGAGGCACCCGAGCGCATCCTCGCACGAACGCGCGCGATCACCCGCCGCAACCTCGCGCTGATCGACGACTGGATCGCGACCGAGCCGCGGGTCGACTGGGTGCGGCCGCGCGCGGGAACGACTGGCCTGCTTCGCTACGGGATCGAAATGGGCTCCGAAGCGCTCTGCCTCGCGCTGCTGGAGGAGGAGGGCGTCCTGCTGACGCCGGGCGGCGTGATGGGGGCGGAAGGATATCTGCGGATCGGTTTCGGGAACGCGACCGAAATTCTACAGGCCGCCCTGCCCCGCCTCTCGGCTTTCCTCGCACGGCAGGATTAG
- a CDS encoding (2Fe-2S)-binding protein, with amino-acid sequence MSDTPPILTRPGVSRRGFLQGSSVVAGSLGVAVGAAQAQEGADVSAETRTIELIVNGTPRHVAVAPRTTLVEALRDGLGLVGTKIGCNQGQCGACTVLMDGARINSCLTLAVMAQGAEIVTVEGLADPEGALHPMQAAFAENDAFQCGYCTPGQILSAIACIEEGHARDADEIREYMSGNLCRCGAYPNIVAAVEQVRDQQQG; translated from the coding sequence ATGTCCGACACGCCCCCCATCCTCACCCGGCCCGGCGTCTCGCGACGCGGGTTCTTGCAGGGCTCCTCGGTCGTCGCCGGCTCGCTCGGCGTCGCCGTCGGCGCGGCGCAGGCGCAGGAGGGCGCGGATGTCAGCGCCGAGACCCGGACGATCGAACTGATCGTCAATGGCACCCCGCGCCACGTCGCGGTCGCGCCCCGCACGACCCTGGTCGAGGCGCTGCGCGACGGGCTGGGGCTGGTCGGCACCAAGATCGGCTGCAACCAGGGCCAGTGCGGCGCCTGCACCGTCCTGATGGACGGCGCGCGGATCAATTCCTGCCTGACGCTTGCCGTCATGGCCCAGGGCGCCGAGATCGTGACGGTCGAGGGGCTGGCCGATCCTGAAGGGGCGCTGCACCCGATGCAGGCCGCCTTCGCCGAGAACGACGCCTTCCAATGCGGCTATTGCACGCCGGGGCAGATCCTCTCGGCCATCGCCTGCATCGAGGAGGGCCACGCCCGCGACGCCGACGAGATCCGAGAGTACATGTCCGGCAATCTTTGCCGGTGCGGTGCCTATCCCAACATCGTGGCTGCCGTCGAGCAGGTCCGCGACCAACAGCAAGGCTGA
- a CDS encoding xanthine dehydrogenase family protein molybdopterin-binding subunit has protein sequence MAQTINTAVTRTDARRKVTGAATYAADVMPAGMLHGALHCSAIAVGRVVSLDTRRAAAEPGVVAIYTHETLPDYQSVKGFYSGGPGSASFWPMEGTEIRYSGQPLAYVVAETAAAARRASDLIEVEYAEEPAIIHMDPEESFVIGATDDSPGMVTTKGDLQAGLDAAAKTVAMEFVTPFQHHNPMEMFSATAEWRGDRLTVWMPSQSVRTLRGGIAKAYGLPETSVRVISPFVGGAFGSKAGITPYAMLTIAAAKAVGAPVRLLVTRPQMYTVATFRPEAVQKFRLGADAEGRLTAFEHIEISQTSRFDNVVNPGTHITRAMYACPNIHTEQRLSPSDTNTGGFMRAPNEMQTFFGLESAMDVLAHDLGIDPVEMRRVNDTKTHPVEGVPFSSRSLMESYDAVSESFGWADRNTEIGSMTDGDWLVGYGCATATYPTNILASNARVRMQASGNAYVELAAHDVGTGTYTIMAQIAAARLGLPVKAVDVVMGEADLPVAPISGGSTTAASAGSAVHDACLRIGRQVAATVAAQSEGPLAGLDPASITLDDGVLRGPNGESQSLQEALAATPEGEVEMVGEFRHPALTDKLIRATFAGGYGTAGPVTPEFAMFAFGAEMVEVRIHRFTHEIRVPRLHGAFAAGTWLNRKTAHSQLMGGMIWGIGSALHEVTETDKPRARFLNANIAEYLVPVNADIREIRVEMLEEQDDYVNPLGVKGIGEIGIVGTAAAIANAIHHATGKRLTRLPLKMADLLET, from the coding sequence ATGGCCCAGACGATCAACACCGCGGTCACCCGCACCGACGCCCGCCGCAAGGTCACCGGCGCGGCCACCTATGCCGCCGACGTCATGCCCGCGGGCATGCTGCACGGCGCGTTGCATTGCTCGGCCATCGCCGTGGGACGGGTCGTGTCGCTCGACACCAGGCGCGCCGCGGCCGAGCCGGGCGTCGTCGCGATCTACACGCACGAGACCCTGCCCGACTATCAGAGCGTGAAGGGCTTCTATTCGGGCGGGCCGGGCTCGGCCTCGTTCTGGCCGATGGAGGGGACGGAGATCCGCTATTCCGGCCAGCCGCTCGCCTATGTCGTGGCCGAGACGGCCGCCGCCGCAAGGCGCGCGTCCGATCTGATCGAGGTTGAATACGCCGAGGAGCCCGCGATCATCCACATGGATCCCGAGGAAAGCTTCGTGATCGGGGCCACCGATGACAGCCCCGGCATGGTAACCACGAAGGGCGATTTGCAGGCCGGGCTCGACGCCGCGGCGAAGACCGTCGCGATGGAATTCGTCACGCCCTTCCAGCACCACAACCCGATGGAGATGTTCTCGGCCACCGCGGAATGGCGCGGCGACCGGCTGACCGTCTGGATGCCCTCGCAATCGGTTCGCACCCTGCGCGGCGGGATCGCCAAGGCTTACGGCCTGCCCGAGACCAGCGTGCGCGTGATCTCGCCCTTCGTGGGCGGCGCCTTTGGCTCGAAGGCGGGCATCACGCCCTATGCCATGCTGACCATCGCCGCAGCGAAGGCCGTCGGCGCACCGGTCCGCCTGCTGGTCACGCGGCCGCAGATGTACACCGTCGCGACCTTCCGCCCGGAGGCGGTCCAGAAATTCCGCCTGGGCGCCGATGCGGAGGGCCGTCTCACGGCTTTCGAGCATATCGAGATCTCGCAAACCTCGCGCTTCGACAATGTCGTCAATCCGGGCACGCATATCACCCGGGCGATGTATGCCTGTCCCAACATCCACACCGAGCAGCGCCTGTCGCCCTCCGACACCAATACCGGCGGCTTCATGCGCGCGCCCAACGAGATGCAGACCTTCTTCGGGCTGGAATCGGCGATGGACGTGCTGGCGCATGACCTCGGGATCGACCCGGTCGAGATGCGCCGCGTCAACGACACCAAGACCCACCCGGTCGAGGGCGTCCCCTTCTCGTCGCGCTCGCTGATGGAAAGCTACGACGCCGTCTCGGAAAGTTTCGGCTGGGCCGATCGCAACACCGAGATCGGGTCGATGACCGATGGCGACTGGCTCGTGGGCTACGGCTGTGCCACCGCGACCTACCCGACCAATATCCTCGCCTCGAACGCGCGGGTGCGGATGCAGGCCTCGGGCAACGCCTATGTCGAACTCGCCGCCCATGACGTGGGTACGGGCACCTACACGATCATGGCGCAGATCGCCGCCGCGCGGCTGGGCCTGCCGGTCAAGGCGGTGGATGTCGTGATGGGCGAGGCGGACCTTCCGGTCGCGCCGATCTCGGGCGGCTCGACCACCGCGGCCTCGGCCGGCTCGGCGGTGCATGATGCCTGCCTTCGGATCGGGCGGCAGGTCGCCGCCACGGTCGCCGCGCAGTCCGAGGGTCCGCTCGCCGGGCTCGACCCGGCGTCGATCACGCTCGATGACGGGGTGTTGCGCGGCCCGAACGGCGAAAGCCAGAGCCTGCAGGAGGCGCTCGCCGCCACGCCCGAGGGCGAGGTCGAGATGGTCGGCGAATTCCGCCATCCGGCCCTGACTGACAAGCTGATCCGCGCGACCTTCGCGGGCGGCTACGGCACGGCCGGGCCGGTCACGCCGGAGTTCGCCATGTTCGCCTTCGGCGCCGAGATGGTCGAGGTGCGCATCCACCGCTTCACCCACGAGATCCGCGTGCCCCGCCTGCACGGCGCCTTCGCCGCGGGCACTTGGCTCAATCGCAAGACCGCGCATAGCCAGCTCATGGGCGGCATGATCTGGGGCATCGGCTCGGCGCTGCACGAGGTGACGGAGACCGACAAGCCGCGTGCGCGGTTCCTCAACGCCAATATCGCGGAATACCTCGTCCCCGTGAACGCCGATATCCGCGAGATCCGGGTTGAGATGCTCGAGGAGCAGGACGATTACGTGAACCCGCTGGGCGTGAAGGGCATCGGCGAGATCGGCATCGTCGGGACCGCCGCGGCCATCGCCAACGCGATCCACCACGCCACCGGCAAGCGGCTGACGCGGCTTCCGCTGAAGATGGCGGACCTGCTCGAAACCTGA
- a CDS encoding LysR family transcriptional regulator — translation MKDDRLLEMRVFAAVVEAGAFTAAAQGLGVSQPFVSQTLQRLEARLGCKLLHRTTRGHRLTPEGETFLNAARRAVAAVEAAEAELQQSDEQISGPLRISAPIAFGLDRITPLMPAFLARYPSIALDLRLTDDTENLIEDRIDVAIRMGRLPDSGLMQRRLCDLRRIVVAAPALLAAHGKPDTPDALGALPCLAWDGSRDHLNRWPFTVAGAPVILRAESRFRSNQGMSLVEMCLAGFGVMRMAEHLARPAIAEGRLVQLLARETVADDGAIAAVFLPERHLVPRIRVFVDFLVEAFRDPDWDDAPRPD, via the coding sequence ATGAAGGACGATCGGCTGCTTGAAATGCGGGTTTTCGCCGCGGTCGTCGAGGCGGGGGCCTTCACCGCGGCGGCGCAGGGGCTCGGGGTCAGCCAGCCCTTCGTCAGCCAGACGCTCCAACGGCTTGAGGCCCGGTTGGGCTGCAAGCTGCTCCACCGCACGACGCGCGGGCACCGCCTGACGCCCGAGGGCGAGACCTTCCTGAACGCGGCCCGGCGGGCCGTCGCTGCGGTCGAGGCGGCGGAGGCCGAGCTGCAGCAGAGCGACGAGCAGATCTCCGGCCCCCTGCGGATCTCGGCGCCGATCGCCTTCGGTCTCGACCGCATCACCCCGCTGATGCCCGCCTTCCTGGCGCGGTATCCCAGCATCGCGCTGGACCTGCGGCTGACCGACGATACCGAGAACCTGATCGAGGACCGGATCGACGTCGCCATCCGCATGGGGCGGCTGCCCGATTCCGGCCTGATGCAGCGGCGGCTCTGCGACCTGCGCCGGATCGTCGTCGCCGCCCCGGCGCTGCTCGCCGCGCATGGCAAGCCGGACACGCCCGACGCGCTCGGGGCGCTGCCCTGCCTGGCCTGGGACGGCAGCCGCGACCATCTCAACCGCTGGCCCTTCACCGTCGCCGGCGCGCCGGTCATCCTGCGCGCCGAGAGCCGGTTCCGCAGCAACCAGGGCATGTCGCTGGTGGAGATGTGCCTGGCCGGCTTCGGCGTGATGCGGATGGCCGAGCACCTCGCCCGGCCCGCCATCGCCGAGGGGCGGCTCGTCCAGTTGCTGGCCCGGGAGACGGTCGCCGATGACGGTGCGATCGCCGCGGTCTTCCTGCCGGAACGTCACCTGGTGCCGCGCATCCGCGTCTTCGTGGATTTCTTGGTCGAAGCCTTCCGCGATCCCGACTGGGACGACGCGCCGCGCCCGGACTGA
- the glgC gene encoding glucose-1-phosphate adenylyltransferase, producing the protein MAGPSQRLTSRTMAFVLAGGRGSRLKELTDIRAKPAVYFGGKTRIVDFALSNALNSGIRKMAIATQYKAHSLIRHCQRGWNFFRAERNEYLDILPASQRVDEVHWYQGTADAVFQNIDIVDSYDVNYVVILAGDHIYKMDYEVMLREHVESGADVTVGCLTVPRMEATAFGVMAIDASDRITSFLEKPADPPGTPDDPAVALASMGIYVFRWDFLRDLLRQDAETADSKHDFGGDLIPHIVKNGKAMAHRFSESCVRHDPAAPAYWRDVGTVDAYWRANIDLTDFTPDLDLWDQSWPIWTYSESVPPAKFIHDEAERRGSAISSMVSGGCIISGTEVRESLLHTGVHTNSYASLHRVVALPKVVVGRHAKLRDCVLDRGVLVPEGLVVGEDPEEDAKWFRVTESGVTLITQPMLDRRAAAK; encoded by the coding sequence ATGGCAGGACCATCCCAACGCCTGACGAGCCGCACCATGGCCTTCGTCCTGGCCGGCGGCCGCGGCAGCCGCCTGAAGGAGCTGACCGATATCCGCGCCAAGCCCGCCGTCTATTTCGGCGGCAAGACCCGGATCGTCGATTTCGCGCTGTCGAACGCGCTCAATTCCGGCATCCGCAAGATGGCCATCGCCACGCAATACAAGGCCCACAGCCTGATCCGGCACTGCCAGCGCGGCTGGAACTTCTTCCGGGCCGAGCGCAACGAATATCTCGACATCCTGCCCGCCTCGCAGCGCGTGGACGAGGTGCACTGGTACCAGGGCACCGCCGACGCCGTGTTCCAGAATATCGACATCGTGGACAGCTACGATGTCAATTACGTCGTGATCCTCGCGGGCGATCACATCTACAAGATGGATTACGAGGTCATGCTGCGCGAACATGTCGAAAGCGGCGCGGACGTGACCGTGGGCTGCCTGACCGTCCCGCGGATGGAGGCCACGGCCTTCGGCGTGATGGCCATCGACGCGTCCGACCGCATCACCAGCTTCCTCGAAAAACCTGCCGATCCGCCCGGCACGCCCGACGATCCCGCCGTCGCGCTGGCCTCGATGGGGATCTACGTCTTCCGCTGGGATTTCCTGCGCGACCTGCTGCGCCAGGATGCCGAGACCGCGGACAGCAAGCACGATTTCGGCGGCGACCTGATCCCGCATATCGTCAAGAACGGAAAGGCCATGGCGCATCGGTTCAGCGAAAGCTGCGTGCGTCACGACCCCGCGGCGCCGGCCTATTGGCGCGACGTCGGCACGGTCGACGCCTATTGGCGGGCCAATATCGACCTGACGGACTTCACGCCGGATCTTGACCTCTGGGACCAGAGCTGGCCGATCTGGACCTATTCCGAGAGCGTCCCGCCCGCCAAGTTCATCCATGACGAGGCCGAGCGCCGCGGCAGCGCGATCAGCTCGATGGTGTCGGGGGGCTGCATCATCTCGGGCACGGAGGTGCGCGAGTCGCTTCTCCACACCGGCGTGCACACGAATTCCTATGCCTCGCTCCACCGCGTCGTGGCCCTGCCGAAGGTCGTGGTCGGGCGGCACGCGAAGCTGCGCGACTGCGTGCTGGACCGCGGGGTGCTAGTGCCCGAAGGCCTCGTCGTGGGCGAGGACCCGGAGGAGGACGCGAAGTGGTTCCGCGTGACCGAAAGCGGCGTGACGCTGATCACGCAGCCGATGCTCGACCGGCGCGCCGCCGCGAAATGA